GTGGGCGGCCTTGCCACTGCCGTTTGTGGCGAGCTTGCCGGTCTGCGCAGGCTCCTCATCTCCGGGTTGGTGCTGCTCAGTGCTGCTTCCGGCCTTGGAGCCTTGGCCCCCGGCACCGAATGGTTGATGGCCACCCGAGCACTGGAGGGCGTTGGCTTCCTGTTGGCGGTCGTCGTCGCCCCTGCCCTTATCCGCAGAGTGTCGCCACCCCGGAGGCTGAACTTTGCCCTCGCAAGCTGGGCCACCTTTCAAGGAACGGCCACACTATTGGGCCTGTCCCTGGGCGCATTGTTCCTCCAGGCTGCCGGTTGGCGTGAGTGGTGGCTGGTGATGGCCGTCTTGACACTGCTCCCGGTGCCGCTGCTGGTCCGTCGGGTACCCAAGGACGCAGCACCCGTCGACGCCGGTCTCCGGAACGCACTCGGCAGGGTGGCCCGCACTCTGGCTTCGCGCAGACCGTGGATTATCGGGGTGGTTTTTGCCTGCTATACGGCGCAATGGATGGCTGTCCTGGGGTTCCTGCCGTCGATTTACAGGTCAGCAGGGCTGGGCGGCCCGTGGCCGGGCATCCTTAGCGCCTTGGTGGGCGGAGTGAATGCGATCGGCGCCCTCAGCGCAGGGTCTTTGATCCAGCGGGGACTGACTGAGCGGAAAATCATCTTATGGACGTTCCTGGCGATGTCCCTCGCATCCGCGGCCACGTTTGCCGTCGACTGGGCGGACATCCGGAACGGCATACTCTTTCAATTCGTCCTCATTGCAGTGTTCTCGGCTGTCGGCGGCCTCATACCAGCAGCAGTCACCAGCTACTCCGCGAAAATCGCCCCCATCGACGGGTCCGTTACGGCCGTCCTGGGCCTGACCCAGCAAATCTTCAATGTGGGAAACTTCCTGGGGCCGACGCTTTTCGCCCTCCTTGCTACCACCACTGGAGGATGGGGTACCACGTGGTGGCTGACGTGCGGAATGAGCGTCGTGGGCATGGCGCTGCTGATGTTCCTGGGGCAAAAGACGAGCGCAATCACCGGCACTCCACGTGGCCTACGAAGAGACTTTCCACCCAACGGAAAGACTGAATGTAAGGCCGGTCACACAAGCCTAGAGTCAAGGAAACGCCGGTGAACCGGCAAAGACTCCCCTTCAACGATTGGGCAAACCGTGTCTGAAACTCCCCACATGACGCCGGGTTCCGCGACCTCCCGCGACCCCCGGACCTGGTCCCGGGCCAAGCGCAACCGCTATGGCTGGTTCGTGACGTTCAGCCTGCTTTTCCTGATGATGCTCAGTTGGGCGGACAAAGCAGTCCTGGGCATCGCAGCCGTCCCCCTGATGAAGCAGCTGGGCATCACGCCTGAGCAGTTCGGCCTGGTGGGCAGCGCCATGTTCCTGACCTTCGGCGTGGCCCAGATCGTTGCCGCCCCGATCGCCAATAAGGTATCCAGCAAATGGATCCTGCTGGTCCTTTGCCTGCTCTGGTCCGTGGCGCAGGTTCCCATCCTGCTGTTCGCCTCCTTGCCCGCGCTCTGGGCAAGCCGGCTGCTGCTCGGCGCCGGTGAAGGCCCGCTCGCACCCGTCCTCATGCACGGCATCTACAAGTGGTTCCCGGAAAAGAAGGGCGCCACCCCCGCAGCCCTCGCATCATCCGGAGTAACCCTGGGCATCGTGGCGTTCGCCCCCGTCCTCGCCTGGGTCATCGGACAGTTCGGCTGGCAGACCGCCTTTGCCCTCCTGGCAATCGTTGGCCTCATCTGGGCTGTCTTCTGGGCCATCATCGGCAAGGAAGGTCCTTACACCAGCCGAAAGGCTGAGCAGGAAATCGACGGAATTGCGCCCGAAGAGGCCCCCGTCGTATCCGAAACCAAGATCCGCTACTGGCGCACTATCCTGTCCCCCAGCTGGATCTTTGCAGTCCTTGCCTCCTTCTTCGGCTACTGGACATTCACCCTGGCCATGTCCTGGGGACCCGCCTACTTCCAGAATGTCCTCGGTTTCAGTGGTCAGGAAGCCGGCGCGATGATCGCCCTTCCCGCTGCATGGGGCACGGTGGCCACTGTAGGCCTCAGTGCACTCACCCAGCGCCTGCACCTCAAGGGTGTACCCACCAGGAAAGCACGCGGCTGGGTCCTGGGCGGCGCCGGCGCCTTCGCCGGGGCATGCCTGGTCGCCGCAACCATGAGCACCTCACCCGTCCTGTCCATCACCCTCATGGTCTTCGGCTTCGGTACTGCTCCGGCATTGTTCGCCATCACATACCTTGTGGTGGCGGAACTGACCACCATCAGCCAGCGTGGCGCCAACCTCTCCATAGCCAACGCCGTCCTCACCAGCGGTGGCGTGTTTGCCCCCGCGGTCTCCGGGTTCCTCATAGGCGGGGCTGCCTCGCCCGGTGAAGGCTATCGTGCAGCCTTTGCCCTCGCCGGAGGCCTCCTGCTGGCATTCGGCCTGCTTGCGCTGGTCTTCGTCAACCAGCAGCGCGACCGCCGTCGGCTTGGCCTTGATGCAGCCGCAGAGGCCGCACCCGCGGGAGCATCTGCTCCCGCCCAAGGAGCCGGGGCACCTTCCCTGGAGGTCCCCAGCAAGGCTTGACGTACCCCTGTAAATCATCGGTGCGGAGGACGCAAAGCGGCCTCCGCACCGGTCTGCGTGGAACAACATGAATGACGTGGAAGGAACCCCATGGAGGACTTGGATACCCGGCGGAAGGCCGGACGAGCCGGGCTCCCGGGCAGGATCCTGGGTGGCGGCACCGAACCTGACCCCCGCTTTACTTTGGCCAATGAACGCACCTTCCTTGCGTGGATCCGCACCTCGTTGGCGCTTCTCGCCGGGGGCGTGGCCGTCGAAGCTTTCATGACTGAGCTGTTTGACCCGGGATTGCGCAAAGCACTTGCGGTCCTGCTCCTGGTGCTCGCCCTCCTTATTGGCGTAGGCTCCTTCTTCCGTTGGCTCAACGTTGAACGCTCGATGCGCCGGAAGGACCCGCTGCCGCTTCCGTGGATCGCCCCGCTATTGGCAGTCGGCGGAGGACTCGTAGCCGCCACCATGATGCTCTTCGTCCTGGTCCGCACTGCCTGAGCCATGCCGTCACGTGATGTACCGCGCCATAGCGACCCCGGGCTCCAGCCGGAGCGCACGGACCTGGCCTGGGGACGCACCGCTCTGGCGCTGGTGGTTGCCGCCGCCGTCTTCCTCCGCTGGATGCCGCACCACGGCTGGTTCGCGGGAACGCTTGTAGTGGCCGCGGTGTTAGCGGCATTGGCCATCAGCATTACGCGAAAGCGACGCCTTTATCGAGCCATCAGCGGGATCCATCGCGAAGCAAGTTCTCCCGGTATCTCCGCGGTTGCAGCCATGGCGGGCAGCGTCGTATCCTTCGCAGTCCTCGGGATTTGCACGGTCCTGCTCATTCCGGTGGGGCCGTAGCCCTGCCTCAGGGCTCCGCGGTTTCCAGCAGCCAGGCCGTCGCTTCGTCCCGCGACGTGAAGAACCGGGTGGGGCACGGGAGCGTTCGGCGGGACATGTCGAAGTTGGCGATGACGACGGCGACACGTCACCAAGGCGGGCTCGTCAACATTGGTTGACGAGCCCCGAAAGCGTCAACTAATGTTGACGCATGGAGGTGGAACGCATGAAGACACTTATTGGATCCATGGACGGCAAGGGACCCGCCGAAGCGCTGCAAGCAGTCACCGAATTGCAGAAGGAAGTCAGCCGCACTGAAGCTTCCCTCGTCAGGAAAGCCCGGCAAGCAGGACTTTCCTGGGAAGCGATCGCCCTGTGCCTCGGCGTGAGTAAGCAGGCCGTCCATCGCAAGTACGGGAAGCGGTAGGGCAAAGCGAACGCTGAACTACCCCAGCACCCGCACTTCCGCCTCCCGGACAGGCTCCCACCCGACCCCGTCGGCATCGATGACCATCGACCTCGGCTCCCGGGCGTCGTAGCGGCTGCTTTCAGCTACTCCGCAATACAGGAACCGGGAGATCAGGTCCCGCATGGAAGCAGTCACGCGCGCGGTTTCCGCCTCCGCGGCGTCGACCATCATCGGGGAATCAGCCCAGCGGTTCGTTCCATCAAAGATGAACGCGAGCGGGAAGCAGTGGGCTGCGTAGGCGCCATCAAGTTTGCTTTGGTGATCGAACCGGACCACCTGGGCCGGCACGGGTGAGTGGGCCGCGATCTCCAGGGCAGGCAAGCGGAACTGGGCCAACGTGGCAGCCCGGACCATCCGCAAGTAGGCATCGTCGGCCCCCAACAGCCCCGAGGCCAGGGCGGGATCCTTGAAGGTTCGCTCAAGGAACCCGTCCACACCGGCGTTGGAAAACTGGTCCCTCGGTTGGTTGCGCAGAAACGCGGCGGACTCTTCGGCCGTGGTCAGGATGAAAAGGGCGTCGGTGTGAATTCTCTGCACGGAATCCGCAAACCGCACCAGATCGGCCGGAACCTCCCCTGATTCTGCGGGCATGTAGGGGAACGGTCGCAGCCCTGCCCGTGCAGCCTCTTGGGCATCAAGAACGGCCGGAACAGAGGCAGCGGCCAAATCCGAGCCCAAAGTAGCAAGGACAGCAGCACAATGACTCAGCCAGACGTCCACGGGCAGAGGCGCCAGACGGGGCATGCTGATCAGCAGGGTTTGGGCCGCCATCCCCCGCGCGGACGGGTCCGTGCTCAAGGCATAGCCGTACCAAGCACCGGCCGAATCCCCGGCCAAAGTGACTTTTCCGGGGTCTCCGCCAAAGGCGCTGATGTTTTCCTGCACCCAAGCGAGCGCAGCCTTGAGATCACGCAAGGGCTTGGTGGATTCCGACGGGTCTGCGGACGGCCCGAAGTGCCCGATCACCCCGAGCCGGTAGTTCACGGTGACCAGGACAAAGCCACCGTTCCGCACCAGGTCCGGGGAGTCGTACCAGCGGCTCTCCCCGGAACCGGTGGTGAAACCGCCGCCGGGAATGAAAAAGAGCACGGGCAGTCCGTGGGCACCGGCAGGCGCCTGGACCCTCAGGCTGAAGGCGTCCTCGCTCTGTTCAAGTTCGCTGAGCGCAGTGCCGAGGAGCCCGTCCAGCATGCCCGGCCGCTGGGGAAAGGCAGCTGGACGTGCTTGCGCTTCGCCGGCAATCACACTGGATACCTCGCTGCCCCGTGAACGTGAAGAAGCAGTGCTGTACCGGAGTCCGGGCGCATCCACTACCCCGGCAGAGAGATTCGCCCGGACCTTCCCCGCCTGGGTATCGATCAGCAGAACAGTCACGCAAGGAACTCGTGATCGTCGGCCTTGACCGTCTCGGTTGCCTCCCAGTACTCCACGTTCGTGTACGGCCATACTTGGGAAACGCGGCCGTGTGAGTTCTGGTACCAGCTGCGCACGTACGGCTGCCCCCAGGCCATCCGGCGGTTTCCGGCGTCGACCCATTCCACAAAGCGGTCCAAAGCGGCAGGTCTGACGTCGATCGCGGAGGCGCCACGCTGCAGGACCTCGTGGACGGCTTTGAGGGAGAACTCTACGGCCCGCTCGATCATGAAATGCAGGCTTCCCGCCACCACTCCGCCAACGTTGGGGCCGTAGATCAGGAAGAAGTTGGGGAACCCGGGAACGGTGACGCCGTTGTAGGCCCTGGCGTCGCCTTTCCAGAAGTCGTGGATCTCTACGCCCTCGCGGCCAACTACCTCAACCTCGTCGAGGTAATCGGAAGGCTTGAATCCGGTGGCGAACACCACGATGTCTACTTCGTGTTCTACGCCGTCCTTGTCGATGATCCCCTGCTCGGAGAAGCGCTCGATTCCGGCAGTAACCACGGTGGTGCGCTCGGACTTGAGGGCCGCGGCCCACACTCCGTTGTCGCGCAGCATCCGCTTGGCTCCCGGCGGATAATTGGGAATGGCGTTCTCCAGCAGCTCGGGTCGATCCGCCAACTGCTCCTTGAGGCGCTCGATCAGCACCTCCCGGACTTCATGGTTCTTGGCGGAAACGCTCAACGGCGCACCGTGCCACCCGTCCTCCGCCGTGACGGTGTGCATGCGGCCCGGAATACCCTGGAGCGTCACCCACAAGCGGTACCACTGGGCATAGTGCGGCACCTTGCGCCGCAACCACGCGAAGGTGTCGCTGACGCCGTCGTGATAATTCGGTGCCGGCAGCATCCATGGCGCGCTCCGCTGGAACAGCACCAGGCTGGACACCTCATCGGCGAGCGCCGGCACAATCTGGTACGCGCTGGCGCCCGTGCCAATCACTGCAACGCGCTTGCCGCGGTAATCGACGCCGTGGGACCACTCCTGCGAGTGCATGGTCACCCCGCGGTACAGCTCCGCGCCGGGGAACTCGGGGATGTTGGGCCGGTCCAGTTGGCCAAGGGCGCTCACGACGGCGGCAAAGGTGCGGACCCGCTCCTGCCCGCCGCCGCTGCGGGTGATTGCCTGCCACGTGCGGGATTCCTCATCCCACATCAAACTGACAAGCCGGGTGTTGAACTCGATGGATTCCACAATGCCTGCACGCTCAGCCACGTCCCGGACGTAGTCCAAAACGTCGCCGCCTTCGGCGAACTGGTGCGGCCAGTCACCGCGCTGGGCGAAGGAATACGAATAGCCGAACGTGGGAGTGTCCAAGCGGACACCGGGGTAGGTGTTCTTGGCCCAGGTCCCGCCCAGGGTAGGGGCGTCTTCCACTACGGTGAACGGCACGCCTGCCTGTGAGTAGCGGTAGGCTGCGGCGATTCCGGCGATGCCGGCACCGATGATCAGCACCGGGAAGTCGCGCCCGGCAGCTACCTCGTCAAAGTTCCACTGCGGAGCTCCGCCCTTGTCCGGGGCGAGGTCGAGTTCATGCTTCAGCGACGCGTACCAGTTCTCGCGGCCGCCCGTGAGGAACTCGAGGAGGTCCGTCACGGCCGCGTCCTCCAGCAGGTCAACGCTGGTGATTGCCTTGTCCCGGAGTTGCCGCAAGCCCTCCAAGGCAAGTGCCTTGGCACGTTCCTGCTGCTCCGGTGACATGCCCCCGTGGGGGTGGGGCTGGGTGTCCACCAGGGTCAACGGGGGCTGCAGATCACTGCTGAGGAAGGAGGTGTCGCCGAGCGCTGCCGCGAGGGCGGCCAGCAGGACAGGAAGTTCCGCCTGGCCGACGATCTTTTCCAAGTGGACGTCATCCTCGACGATAGGCTCTGAGCTTGCTTCCCAGTAGAGGTCATCAAACCGCATCGTTTCAGACCTCGTTTCCTGCATGCTGGGCATTTTTCCTCCTTGAACTCGTCAGGCCCGCGGCTGCGGATCGACGTATGAACGCAGTTTGTTGATCACGGCCGTCTCGCTCTGCCCGGTGAAGACAGCAGCGACGTAACGGTCGGGGCGGACAACCACGGTGTGGGGCGTGGTCAGTCCCGGAAGCGCCAGAACGCGCTCGGAATCCACCAGGATCTGCTCCTCACCATGCGGGCGCGCGGCGTGGGAATTCCCCGTGAGCGTAATCCGGCGAGCACCCAGCGAGGACCAAAACTGGTTGCCCGCCGTCATTCCGGTGCTGCCGGTGCTGCCGGTGCCAAGCGTGATGAGTGCCCAACCACTCCCCAGGTGGGAGTCCAGGGGCGCCACTGAACCGTCCTCGTCAGTCAGGGTCGGTTGGCTGAGGGCAAGGCCCACCCAGGCCGCGAGTCGACGATCAACATCGCGGTCGGCTTTGATCGCAACACCGTTGCGGTAGTCCGGCGGGGTGATGAACCGCATCGACCCCAGATACCGATGTACGGCTGGAATCAGGCTGACCGTGCGGAAAGCAATATCCCGAAGATTGGTCCTGAAGGCACCGACGGCCATAACCACAGCGCCCGTCCGGCGCGAGACCTTGACCATCTTGGCCGCGTGGGTGCGGCGTTCGGACTCGTAGGTGGACAGCAGGCGGTCGGTGCCCGCACCGCGGAGCACCTCCAGCAGCTTCCAGCTCAGGTTGAGGGCATCCCGCAGGCCTGCGTTCAGTCCTTGTCCGGAGAAGGGAGGCATCAGGTGCGCGGCATCCCCGATCAGGAAAGCGCGGCCCGAACGGTAGGTGCGGGCCAGCCGCTGATGGGCTACATAGACCACGGCCCGCCTGACGTCTTCGGTGCGGAGCTCCGGGTGGAAGGGCCTGGACAACTCCAGGATCTTGTCCGGGGCCGTCATCTCGTCCGGATCTTCGTGATCAAAAAGCATGAATTCGAGCCGCAGGCGGCCCTTGATTCCCGGAACCAGGACGTAGGGACGTGTCCCGTTGCCATGGAACTCGGCGAAGGGTTCGCGCGCTCCAGGGACGTTCAGCAGGTCCACAACAATCCACCGTTCCTGCTGGGTGGACCCCACCAGGTCGATGCCAAGACTCTCGCGGACAAAGCTGCGACCGCCATCGGCGCCCACCAGCCACGAGGCTGTCACGGTGCCCGCACCGGCGTCGGAATCGAATCCGACTGTTACCCCGTCCGCTTTCTGGTTGACGGAATTTACCTGGGCACCGACAAGAAACTCAATCCCCTGATGGTCACGGGCCTTGTTCCACAGCAGTTCTTCCAGCACGGGCTGGTCGAACTGCGACTTCGCAGGGTGCCCGACGCGGGAGGGAACAGGTGTGGACGACGCAAGTGGGCGGTCATTCAACCCGAAGTAGCGGCTGCCGGTTCCCAGGAGCGATTCCGCTTTCAGCGCTTCCGCGAGGCCCAAGCGGTCCATGGTCCGGAAGGTCTCGTCAGCGATGCTGATGGCCCGCGGCTGGTCCATCGGCGCTTTGGCGGTTTCGAGCAGCACAACGCGCGCACCGCCGTCGGCAAGCAACAGCGCCGCCGTCAGACCAACCGGCCCGGCCCCGACAACCGCGACATCGAAGTCATCCATAGTGTTTCCTCCACGCATCCCTAAGCTACGAGGACGTTGCGAAGGGTGCCCAGCTTGCCGACCTCTACCTCGACGACGTCACCCGGGACCAGGAATGTGGGGGGCTCCATGAAGAGTCCCACGCCGCCCGGAGTACCGGTGACAATGACGTCGCCGGGAGCCAGCGGTGTGAACGCGGTGACGTATTCCATGATGGCGGGGATGTCGAAGATGAGGTCGGCGACGGCTGCGCGCTGGCGAACCTCGCCGTTGACCCGGGTTTCCACCACGAGCTCGGTGACGTCACCGACTTCCTCGGCAGACATGAAGTACGGACCGAAAGCTCCGCTGAGCGGGAAGTTCTTGCCCGGGGTCCACTGACCCGTGTGGCGCTGCCAGTCGCGGGCGCTGAAGTCATTGAATGCGGCATAGCCGGCAATGTAGTTCCAGGCCTCTTCAGGCTTGACGTGGTCGGCGGGGGCACCGATCACCAGTGCGACTTCGCCTTCGTAGTCGTACATGGAGCTTTCTGCGGGAATCGGCAGGTCGGCGCCGTGGGCGGCCAGGGTGTCGGAGAAGCGTGCGAAGACGGTGGGCTTGCCGACCGAGTCGCGTCCGGTTTCCTCTTGGTGGCTGCGGTAGTTAACACCGATGCAGATGACCTTGCCTGGAGTGGACAGAAGGGGGAGGAAGGTGGTTCCTTCAACGGGCTGAACCGGAGCCTTGTCCCATTCCAGGGGAGCTGACAGCAGATCTTCCTCGATGGCGGACTGCAGCGAAGGGCTGAGGTTGGCTCCGCTGGGACCGAGGTCCAGCAGCTCTCCGTTGGTTTCAAGGCCCCACGTGGGCTGGCCTTCCTGGTTCAAGTAACTCGCGTAGCGCATGTGAATCCTTTCTAGGGCCGGCATCATTGCCTCCGGCGTGCCGGTGTTTGAACTATACGCAGAATGCATTCTTGCGTCAATAATGCACTTCCATCGCCTGAGTGCCTAAGTGTACGCTTGTCCCATGGCACGACAAGCGAATGCAGAAACCATCAGTGAAGTGGTCCGGGGCAAGTTACGGGCCGACATCTTTGCTGGCCTGTGGGCCCCGGGCACCAACCTCCAGGTTGGTGAGCTCACCAAGCGGTACGGCGCCAGTTCCACGGTCATCCGTGAAGCACTGGTGCGTTTGGCCGGCGAAAAGCTGCTGCAATTCCGTCCTAACAGAGGCTTCTTCGTCTCCGAATACACCCTGGAAGAATTGCGCGGCCTGGGGGAACTTCGGTGCCGGGTCGAGGAGTATGGCCTGACCTTGGCCATCGAGAACGGCGATGTTGCCTGGGAGTCCGATCTCCTTGCGGTCCACCACCGCCTGGAGCGGACCCCGCGCCGCACCAGCGAGGACCCGGACCATATTGCAGTCGAATGGTTCCTGGCCCACCAGGCCTTCCACGCAAAGTTGCTGGAAGCCTGCCCGGTCCCTTTGTTGCAGGACTTCGCAGCCACCCTCGGCGAGGCTACCGCGCTCTACCGCCTCTGGACCGCCCCGGACAAGCGGGCCCAGACCCGGGACATAGAGGCCGAACACCGGGCCATCCTGGAGGCGACCATTGCCCGCGATGCTGCGACGGCCACCAAGCTTCTGCGCG
The Paenarthrobacter ureafaciens genome window above contains:
- a CDS encoding CynX/NimT family MFS transporter translates to MALPSRTSGIDGTTTTDGAWLAVVAAGIAAAMHIWKLPSALAGIQTELGTSLVQAGLLLGIIQLASIVGGLATAVCGELAGLRRLLISGLVLLSAASGLGALAPGTEWLMATRALEGVGFLLAVVVAPALIRRVSPPRRLNFALASWATFQGTATLLGLSLGALFLQAAGWREWWLVMAVLTLLPVPLLVRRVPKDAAPVDAGLRNALGRVARTLASRRPWIIGVVFACYTAQWMAVLGFLPSIYRSAGLGGPWPGILSALVGGVNAIGALSAGSLIQRGLTERKIILWTFLAMSLASAATFAVDWADIRNGILFQFVLIAVFSAVGGLIPAAVTSYSAKIAPIDGSVTAVLGLTQQIFNVGNFLGPTLFALLATTTGGWGTTWWLTCGMSVVGMALLMFLGQKTSAITGTPRGLRRDFPPNGKTECKAGHTSLESRKRR
- a CDS encoding MFS transporter, with amino-acid sequence MTPGSATSRDPRTWSRAKRNRYGWFVTFSLLFLMMLSWADKAVLGIAAVPLMKQLGITPEQFGLVGSAMFLTFGVAQIVAAPIANKVSSKWILLVLCLLWSVAQVPILLFASLPALWASRLLLGAGEGPLAPVLMHGIYKWFPEKKGATPAALASSGVTLGIVAFAPVLAWVIGQFGWQTAFALLAIVGLIWAVFWAIIGKEGPYTSRKAEQEIDGIAPEEAPVVSETKIRYWRTILSPSWIFAVLASFFGYWTFTLAMSWGPAYFQNVLGFSGQEAGAMIALPAAWGTVATVGLSALTQRLHLKGVPTRKARGWVLGGAGAFAGACLVAATMSTSPVLSITLMVFGFGTAPALFAITYLVVAELTTISQRGANLSIANAVLTSGGVFAPAVSGFLIGGAASPGEGYRAAFALAGGLLLAFGLLALVFVNQQRDRRRLGLDAAAEAAPAGASAPAQGAGAPSLEVPSKA
- a CDS encoding YidH family protein; protein product: MEDLDTRRKAGRAGLPGRILGGGTEPDPRFTLANERTFLAWIRTSLALLAGGVAVEAFMTELFDPGLRKALAVLLLVLALLIGVGSFFRWLNVERSMRRKDPLPLPWIAPLLAVGGGLVAATMMLFVLVRTA
- a CDS encoding DUF202 domain-containing protein, with the translated sequence MPSRDVPRHSDPGLQPERTDLAWGRTALALVVAAAVFLRWMPHHGWFAGTLVVAAVLAALAISITRKRRLYRAISGIHREASSPGISAVAAMAGSVVSFAVLGICTVLLIPVGP
- a CDS encoding carboxylesterase family protein, with amino-acid sequence MTVLLIDTQAGKVRANLSAGVVDAPGLRYSTASSRSRGSEVSSVIAGEAQARPAAFPQRPGMLDGLLGTALSELEQSEDAFSLRVQAPAGAHGLPVLFFIPGGGFTTGSGESRWYDSPDLVRNGGFVLVTVNYRLGVIGHFGPSADPSESTKPLRDLKAALAWVQENISAFGGDPGKVTLAGDSAGAWYGYALSTDPSARGMAAQTLLISMPRLAPLPVDVWLSHCAAVLATLGSDLAAASVPAVLDAQEAARAGLRPFPYMPAESGEVPADLVRFADSVQRIHTDALFILTTAEESAAFLRNQPRDQFSNAGVDGFLERTFKDPALASGLLGADDAYLRMVRAATLAQFRLPALEIAAHSPVPAQVVRFDHQSKLDGAYAAHCFPLAFIFDGTNRWADSPMMVDAAEAETARVTASMRDLISRFLYCGVAESSRYDAREPRSMVIDADGVGWEPVREAEVRVLG
- a CDS encoding flavin-containing monooxygenase yields the protein MPSMQETRSETMRFDDLYWEASSEPIVEDDVHLEKIVGQAELPVLLAALAAALGDTSFLSSDLQPPLTLVDTQPHPHGGMSPEQQERAKALALEGLRQLRDKAITSVDLLEDAAVTDLLEFLTGGRENWYASLKHELDLAPDKGGAPQWNFDEVAAGRDFPVLIIGAGIAGIAAAYRYSQAGVPFTVVEDAPTLGGTWAKNTYPGVRLDTPTFGYSYSFAQRGDWPHQFAEGGDVLDYVRDVAERAGIVESIEFNTRLVSLMWDEESRTWQAITRSGGGQERVRTFAAVVSALGQLDRPNIPEFPGAELYRGVTMHSQEWSHGVDYRGKRVAVIGTGASAYQIVPALADEVSSLVLFQRSAPWMLPAPNYHDGVSDTFAWLRRKVPHYAQWYRLWVTLQGIPGRMHTVTAEDGWHGAPLSVSAKNHEVREVLIERLKEQLADRPELLENAIPNYPPGAKRMLRDNGVWAAALKSERTTVVTAGIERFSEQGIIDKDGVEHEVDIVVFATGFKPSDYLDEVEVVGREGVEIHDFWKGDARAYNGVTVPGFPNFFLIYGPNVGGVVAGSLHFMIERAVEFSLKAVHEVLQRGASAIDVRPAALDRFVEWVDAGNRRMAWGQPYVRSWYQNSHGRVSQVWPYTNVEYWEATETVKADDHEFLA
- a CDS encoding FAD-dependent monooxygenase codes for the protein MRGGNTMDDFDVAVVGAGPVGLTAALLLADGGARVVLLETAKAPMDQPRAISIADETFRTMDRLGLAEALKAESLLGTGSRYFGLNDRPLASSTPVPSRVGHPAKSQFDQPVLEELLWNKARDHQGIEFLVGAQVNSVNQKADGVTVGFDSDAGAGTVTASWLVGADGGRSFVRESLGIDLVGSTQQERWIVVDLLNVPGAREPFAEFHGNGTRPYVLVPGIKGRLRLEFMLFDHEDPDEMTAPDKILELSRPFHPELRTEDVRRAVVYVAHQRLARTYRSGRAFLIGDAAHLMPPFSGQGLNAGLRDALNLSWKLLEVLRGAGTDRLLSTYESERRTHAAKMVKVSRRTGAVVMAVGAFRTNLRDIAFRTVSLIPAVHRYLGSMRFITPPDYRNGVAIKADRDVDRRLAAWVGLALSQPTLTDEDGSVAPLDSHLGSGWALITLGTGSTGSTGMTAGNQFWSSLGARRITLTGNSHAARPHGEEQILVDSERVLALPGLTTPHTVVVRPDRYVAAVFTGQSETAVINKLRSYVDPQPRA
- a CDS encoding fumarylacetoacetate hydrolase family protein; the protein is MRYASYLNQEGQPTWGLETNGELLDLGPSGANLSPSLQSAIEEDLLSAPLEWDKAPVQPVEGTTFLPLLSTPGKVICIGVNYRSHQEETGRDSVGKPTVFARFSDTLAAHGADLPIPAESSMYDYEGEVALVIGAPADHVKPEEAWNYIAGYAAFNDFSARDWQRHTGQWTPGKNFPLSGAFGPYFMSAEEVGDVTELVVETRVNGEVRQRAAVADLIFDIPAIMEYVTAFTPLAPGDVIVTGTPGGVGLFMEPPTFLVPGDVVEVEVGKLGTLRNVLVA
- a CDS encoding GntR family transcriptional regulator; translated protein: MARQANAETISEVVRGKLRADIFAGLWAPGTNLQVGELTKRYGASSTVIREALVRLAGEKLLQFRPNRGFFVSEYTLEELRGLGELRCRVEEYGLTLAIENGDVAWESDLLAVHHRLERTPRRTSEDPDHIAVEWFLAHQAFHAKLLEACPVPLLQDFAATLGEATALYRLWTAPDKRAQTRDIEAEHRAILEATIARDAATATKLLREHYMRTIDVIEEAEFHAASEAGLPND